The Synechocystis sp. PCC 7509 genome includes a window with the following:
- the argJ gene encoding bifunctional ornithine acetyltransferase/N-acetylglutamate synthase has protein sequence MADWHEISGGVTAPKGYRAAGIKAGLKPSGLPDLALILSDVDAIAAGVFTTSQVRAACVDYCRQLLQAKPSARAILCNAGQANAATGSQGWLNALESAMLLGQALGIPSESVLIASTGVIGQQIKMEAMRSGIPQLVAAASNTGSDAAAQAIVTTDLVTKSIALETTFSDRPVRIGGICKGSGMIHPNMATLLAFVTCDAVVSPALWQQMLSRAADKSFNQITVDGDTSTNDALIALANGQSRTPAITEMGTEAEKLEAMLTAVCQHLAKAIARDGEGATCLIEVQVSGATDEKSARQVAKTIVGSALFKSAVFGRDPNWGRIAAAAGRAGVPFEQENLRIMLGDFLLMENGQPLAFDRAAASNYMKQKASSIVPNQGVEKLSAYSNSGLSVEDDQSAASRYLKDDTILISVCIGNGSGTGTAWGCDLSYDYVKINAEYTT, from the coding sequence ATGGCAGACTGGCACGAAATTAGCGGGGGTGTTACTGCTCCTAAAGGCTATCGGGCGGCAGGAATTAAGGCAGGTCTAAAACCTTCGGGTTTGCCAGATTTGGCGCTGATTTTATCCGATGTAGATGCGATCGCAGCAGGGGTTTTTACTACGTCCCAAGTCCGTGCTGCTTGCGTAGACTATTGCCGTCAGCTACTACAAGCTAAACCTAGCGCTCGTGCCATTCTCTGTAATGCTGGTCAAGCAAACGCTGCTACCGGTTCTCAAGGCTGGCTGAATGCTTTAGAAAGTGCCATGCTACTCGGTCAAGCTTTGGGCATTCCCTCAGAATCAGTGTTAATTGCTTCTACTGGAGTAATTGGTCAACAAATTAAAATGGAGGCAATGCGATCGGGTATTCCTCAACTCGTGGCGGCGGCTTCCAATACTGGCAGCGATGCGGCGGCGCAAGCTATTGTTACTACGGATTTAGTCACAAAATCTATTGCTCTAGAAACTACGTTTAGCGATCGCCCTGTACGCATTGGTGGCATCTGTAAGGGTTCGGGAATGATTCACCCCAATATGGCTACACTACTAGCTTTCGTAACCTGCGATGCGGTGGTTTCTCCGGCTCTATGGCAACAAATGTTAAGCCGCGCGGCAGATAAAAGTTTTAACCAAATTACGGTTGATGGCGATACAAGTACCAATGATGCTCTTATTGCTCTTGCTAATGGTCAATCTCGCACTCCGGCAATTACAGAAATGGGCACGGAAGCGGAAAAGTTAGAAGCAATGTTAACGGCTGTCTGTCAGCATTTGGCAAAGGCGATCGCTCGTGATGGTGAAGGCGCTACTTGTCTTATTGAGGTGCAAGTTTCTGGCGCTACTGATGAAAAATCTGCTCGGCAAGTTGCTAAAACTATTGTCGGTTCGGCTTTATTCAAATCTGCCGTTTTTGGACGCGATCCCAATTGGGGCAGGATTGCGGCAGCCGCAGGACGCGCTGGTGTCCCTTTTGAACAGGAGAACTTACGGATTATGTTAGGGGATTTTCTGTTAATGGAAAATGGTCAACCTCTAGCTTTCGATCGCGCCGCAGCAAGTAACTATATGAAACAAAAAGCTTCTAGCATTGTTCCAAATCAAGGAGTTGAGAAACTTAGTGCTTATAGTAATAGCGGTTTATCCGTTGAAGATGACCAAAGCGCTGCTAGTCGTTACTTAAAAGATGACACAATTTTAATTTCTGTCTGTATTGGCAATGGTTCGGGAACGGGTACGGCTTGGGGTTGCGATCTCAGCTACGATTACGTGAAAATTAATGCCGAATATACTACTTAA
- a CDS encoding thiol-disulfide oxidoreductase DCC family protein: protein MTYYVIYDGNCNLCTNLVQILETIDRGELFQYAPMQAEETLKRWDITPNNCELGMIVIDANDPKKRWQGSAAAEKIGELLPLGGVFVAAYRLLPGLKWTGDRLYEQIRDNRYSWFGKRDTTYNSAYNIDCGCNPGKKL from the coding sequence ATGACTTATTACGTCATTTACGACGGCAACTGCAACCTTTGTACAAATTTAGTCCAAATCCTCGAAACCATAGATCGGGGTGAATTATTCCAATACGCACCAATGCAAGCAGAAGAAACCCTTAAGCGTTGGGACATTACGCCCAATAATTGCGAACTAGGGATGATAGTAATTGATGCCAACGACCCCAAAAAACGTTGGCAAGGAAGCGCCGCCGCCGAAAAGATCGGGGAATTATTGCCCCTAGGAGGAGTATTTGTAGCGGCTTATCGACTTTTACCCGGATTAAAATGGACAGGCGATCGCCTTTACGAGCAAATCCGCGACAATCGTTACAGTTGGTTTGGTAAACGCGACACTACTTATAATTCTGCTTACAACATTGATTGCGGCTGTAATCCTGGCAAAAAACTTTAA
- the uvsE gene encoding UV DNA damage repair endonuclease UvsE, with the protein MTAAQINKKILVNQPNLGLVCVTASKDIRYRTITRTRYLKLSDGDRQTTLTNLYSDNISRLDKAVDFCQQHSIKLYRLPSGLFPMSDWEDNIGETILESMSAQLALIGEKAQKLGIRLVSHPDQFVVLSSDSEQVLANSIKILEGHAKVFDLLGLPRSPWALMNIHGGKSQRIDRLVEVLAQLPTYIRDRLTFENDEYSYSSAEILEVCNRSGVPMVFDAHHHICHEGLTTYDDPSVTEMFYAARETWSNSDWQLVHISNGQNSFSDRTHSDFITDMPSVYRQAPWIEIEAKAKEEAISRVEAEWLMRK; encoded by the coding sequence ATGACTGCTGCTCAAATAAATAAAAAAATCCTGGTAAATCAACCAAACTTAGGATTAGTCTGTGTTACAGCTTCTAAAGACATTCGCTATCGCACAATTACCCGTACTCGCTACTTAAAACTAAGCGATGGCGATCGCCAAACAACTCTCACAAATCTTTATAGTGACAATATTAGTCGTCTAGATAAAGCTGTAGATTTTTGTCAGCAACACTCAATCAAGCTTTATAGGCTACCTTCTGGTTTGTTTCCGATGAGCGATTGGGAAGACAATATCGGCGAAACAATCCTGGAATCAATGAGCGCGCAATTAGCTTTAATTGGCGAAAAAGCTCAGAAATTAGGCATTAGATTAGTATCTCATCCCGATCAATTTGTGGTTTTAAGTTCCGATTCTGAGCAAGTATTGGCAAATAGCATCAAAATCTTAGAAGGACACGCAAAAGTCTTTGATTTACTAGGTTTACCGCGAAGTCCTTGGGCATTAATGAACATTCACGGCGGAAAATCGCAAAGAATAGATAGGTTGGTTGAAGTTTTAGCACAGTTACCTACTTATATCCGCGATCGCTTAACCTTTGAAAATGACGAATACTCTTATAGTTCCGCAGAGATTTTAGAAGTATGCAATAGATCCGGCGTACCGATGGTATTTGATGCTCATCATCACATTTGCCACGAAGGTTTGACAACCTATGACGATCCCTCGGTAACTGAAATGTTTTATGCAGCAAGAGAAACTTGGAGTAACTCAGATTGGCAATTAGTACATATTTCTAACGGACAAAATAGTTTTAGCGATCGCACTCATAGCGATTTTATTACCGATATGCCTAGTGTGTACCGTCAAGCACCTTGGATCGAAATAGAAGCTAAAGCTAAA
- the psbQ gene encoding photosystem II protein PsbQ — MVRSRSILSLILAMVAVFLISCSSPTVAKVSPTYTPAQIEQIQEYAPTLLALRDRMSEIPVLIQRRDWIGVRNFIHGPLGELRLKMTYITRNLLPKEQTKARQITRELFDDLVKVEQAIEENSTTGAVRSYQNAFADINKFVDLIPKQAVPAQVED, encoded by the coding sequence ATGGTGCGTTCTCGGTCGATTTTGTCATTAATTCTGGCTATGGTGGCAGTATTTTTAATTAGTTGTAGTAGTCCCACGGTGGCTAAAGTATCTCCAACTTATACCCCCGCTCAAATCGAGCAAATTCAGGAATATGCTCCTACTTTACTAGCTTTACGCGATCGCATGAGTGAAATTCCTGTCCTCATTCAACGGCGAGATTGGATTGGAGTTAGGAATTTTATTCACGGGCCCTTGGGTGAATTGCGGCTAAAAATGACTTACATAACCCGCAACTTGCTACCAAAAGAGCAAACAAAAGCGCGGCAAATCACGCGAGAATTGTTTGATGACTTAGTAAAAGTCGAGCAAGCAATTGAAGAAAACAGCACCACTGGAGCAGTACGTAGTTACCAAAATGCCTTTGCAGACATCAATAAATTTGTAGATTTGATTCCTAAACAAGCTGTCCCCGCACAGGTAGAGGATTAG
- a CDS encoding mechanosensitive ion channel family protein produces MTALLQEIKLSLLKLTGSVIESLPGIMFAIVILLITRYIANFTKRLATATGRRVLKSHSLRSLLTQISYVATWVAGILFACVMAFPDLGLGDIVGLLGLGSVAIGFAFQDIFKNFLAGILLLLNEPFRLGDQIIVNEYEGTIEDITIRSTQIKTYQGERVVIPNSIVFTSPVQVLTAMPHRRTDLALGIDYNTPLTKAIDILVKTVATVPGVLAAPLPEVDAVGFGDSSIDLMIRYWTLPQKVEVRQTKTRVIIALKTACEQAEIPIPYPIRTLYYYNNGQEGDRFPTSAGSDLG; encoded by the coding sequence ATGACTGCCTTACTACAAGAAATCAAACTAAGCTTACTAAAGCTAACTGGTAGTGTTATTGAGTCCTTACCAGGGATAATGTTTGCGATCGTAATTCTCCTAATAACTCGTTATATTGCTAATTTTACTAAGCGCCTAGCAACAGCAACGGGAAGACGGGTACTAAAAAGCCATTCATTGCGATCGCTACTAACACAAATTAGCTATGTAGCAACTTGGGTAGCGGGAATATTATTTGCTTGTGTAATGGCTTTTCCCGATTTGGGATTGGGCGATATTGTTGGCTTATTAGGTTTAGGCTCGGTAGCGATTGGTTTTGCTTTTCAAGATATCTTCAAAAACTTTTTAGCAGGAATATTATTGTTACTAAACGAGCCTTTTCGCTTAGGAGATCAAATTATTGTCAACGAGTATGAGGGAACAATTGAGGATATTACTATTCGCTCAACTCAAATAAAGACCTATCAAGGAGAGCGCGTAGTAATTCCCAACTCTATTGTATTTACAAGTCCCGTGCAGGTACTTACAGCAATGCCTCATCGCCGCACAGATTTAGCATTAGGGATTGATTACAATACACCTTTAACTAAAGCAATAGATATTTTAGTTAAAACCGTTGCTACTGTACCAGGAGTATTAGCCGCTCCTTTACCAGAAGTGGACGCTGTAGGGTTTGGGGATAGTTCTATAGATTTAATGATTCGTTATTGGACATTACCGCAAAAAGTCGAAGTGCGCCAAACCAAAACTCGTGTAATTATTGCTCTAAAAACCGCCTGCGAACAAGCCGAGATTCCCATCCCCTACCCGATTCGGACTTTGTATTATTACAATAATGGGCAAGAAGGCGATCGTTTTCCCACCTCCGCAGGCAGCGATTTAGGGTAA